A window of the Candidatus Tisiphia endosymbiont of Dascillus cervinus genome harbors these coding sequences:
- a CDS encoding autotransporter outer membrane beta-barrel domain-containing protein, with the protein MYNGKYLLSSYIGRTSAATIGGDLELSNGSIIGGAYNYVLSNFEYKNSTEKFTAHTHVIFMYGQTNLSKKLILQGFLSLASGNVSAKLPVQNQLDKAKFANSSYSSKLVVAYKSKVGKALIIPHIGLKYGGQDIAGYGASFERQSLSVATNSRRSSGLIGFEVIMLMKISDTTQVIPGLHMEVEKFLHNKQQKLHMQVMSDPSSKEEILLLEKPAKYNYKIGGTITIKRGLTEIMAVYNYLASNNKYSNHQGSLKLKLSF; encoded by the coding sequence TTGTATAATGGGAAATACTTGTTAAGTAGCTATATTGGTAGAACTAGTGCTGCAACTATTGGAGGCGATTTAGAATTATCTAATGGCAGCATTATTGGAGGAGCTTATAATTATGTTCTCTCTAATTTTGAATACAAGAATAGTACTGAGAAATTTACTGCCCACACCCACGTAATATTTATGTATGGTCAAACTAACTTGTCTAAGAAACTAATATTACAAGGATTCCTTTCCCTTGCTTCGGGTAATGTTTCTGCAAAATTACCAGTACAAAACCAGCTAGATAAAGCTAAATTTGCTAATAGCTCATATAGTAGCAAGCTAGTAGTTGCTTACAAATCAAAGGTTGGGAAAGCTTTAATTATCCCCCATATTGGGCTTAAATATGGGGGGCAGGATATTGCTGGATATGGGGCAAGCTTTGAAAGACAAAGTCTATCGGTAGCTACTAACAGCCGAAGATCTTCGGGGCTTATAGGATTTGAAGTAATTATGCTAATGAAGATTAGTGATACTACCCAAGTGATTCCTGGATTGCATATGGAAGTCGAAAAGTTTTTGCATAATAAGCAGCAAAAGCTTCATATGCAGGTCATGTCAGACCCAAGCAGTAAAGAGGAAATATTGCTGCTTGAAAAACCTGCTAAATACAACTACAAAATTGGCGGAACTATCACTATAAAACGTGGATTAACAGAAATCATGGCAGTATATAACTATTTAGCGTCTAATAATAAATATTCAAACCATCAAGGTTCACTTAAATTAAAATTATCGTTTTAG